A genomic window from Arthrobacter sp. FW305-BF8 includes:
- a CDS encoding carboxypeptidase regulatory-like domain-containing protein, with product MGVHVTNAETSEYVTSGYADADGNYSAGNLPAGSYKLQFFDYGRHNLGQWYGGTAGQEGATVVVLAAGQQLTGIDVTLAKGATISGHVEASAGVDLSGTEVRVHTADGMSTPGYAAVAEDGSYKVYGLPAGSYKVQLGGYGSGALDQWYGGADSFEAATPLTLTAGQDATGIDASLVKAATISGRVSAPEGVDLSAVTVAVHEADRISYTGYDWVRPDGTFKVTGLRAGTYKLQFQGSNSGALDQWHAEADSIETATAITLAAGQDLTGIDAALVKGATISGQATVPAGTEISSVSVLVSQADNMYYFNRYASVGQDGSYKVTGLPAGTYKVQFQGNDSGALDQWYANAESAETATPVSVTANQDLAGIDATLVKAATIGGKITAPAGVNLSDVSVRVHGTDGMPIAASVSVNADGSYRIGGLAAGSYKLQFETGNSGALEQWYSGAGTFETATVLALETGQDLTGIDAALVKGGSISGSVTAPAGVDPTSLRAYVYPSENQYRSWSARVMADGSYTVLGLAAGSYKVEFSGYNTGTLTQWHAGASSYETATPVALSAGQDVTAIDADLVIGASITGRVSAPAGVDVARVQAYVFPESTDWNWLAQVDLGADGSYKFSGLPAGPYKIRFTAGSSGALDVWYGGAATSAGATVIALTDGQAKSNVDATLTKGASISGKMSGAPGVDISAVNVELYNVDNFRAYPVNADVRPDGSFSLVGLQAGNYKIRYYGFDSGALEQWHENATSMESATAVALAPGQDVTGIKASLAKGASISGTVKAPDGVSLTSTYVRAISETEPNGPSANVRTDGIYKLRGLPAGTYKLQFYGYGSGALEEWYQDARTSAEATPVTVTAGQDLTGIDATLAKGASISGKVTLPEGVPAYSVYVSLYQGGELMPLSTTSLNDYDGSYSFRGLAAGSYKLQFQSYGYAGLLQQQWYSDASSIDTATEVAVTDGQDRTAIDATMKKSASISGKITAPESVNLSKAVVYAVPAGSTDQTAAVAPVSANGTYTLSGLEPGTYKVRFSGEQSGATDSWYGGTTPDTATAVILAAEEAKASINMTVTTGASISGTVTGSGSQYGYPVTVYDQAGKTVRTMQTDAAGKYSVVGLAAGSYKMAFNRSSGTYQDEAQFYSNKPESAGLEQAQTITLAQNQSLQNIDATLKTGGLVTGTLLDKAGKPLQYAYVEAYTRDGSLVSRYGSSDATGKFSIGGLTTGKYFLHVFRDATRGNLYSGNTAEETSATPVTVTSGSATAFDLSYAAPQLTAPAPTITGTAKVDSTLTAAPGTWGPAPVTLSYQWKADGADIAGATATTYKPTAATVGKILTVSVTGSKAGYATATRTSAATTKVAAGTLTAPTPTISGTAAVDSTLTVAPGTWGPAPVTLGYQWKADGADIAGATATTYKPTTATLGKILTVTVTGTKDGYTTETNTSAATAKVAAAALTAPTPTISGTAKVDSTLTAVPGMWGPAPVTLKYQWNADGVSIAGATAGTYKATAATVGKTLTVTVTGSKADYATVTMTSAATAKVAAGTLTAPTPAVKGTAKVGSLLTATVGTWAPSPVALKYQWKANGVAITGATAATFKPAAAQVGKTLTFNVTGTKTGYTTATKTSATTGTVMAINPVLTAPTPRITGTAKVGYTLTAAPGTWGPATVTLKYQWRANGVAVAGATASTYKPAAAVVGKTISVTVTGSKAGYSTAAKTSALTARVAVGTLSAPAPRVTGTAKVGYTLTAVPGAWGPAPVTLKYQWKANGVSISGATASTYKPGAAVVGKTMSVTVTGSKAGYATAAKTSAVTAKVAAGTLSAPVPGISGAVRVGSVLTATGAWGPAPVTLKYQWKANGVAITGATAGTYTPSTAVLGKTLTVTVTGSKSGFTTVTKTSAASVKVAAGVLTAPVPTVSGTATVG from the coding sequence ATGGGCGTTCACGTGACCAACGCCGAAACTTCTGAATATGTCACCAGCGGCTACGCAGATGCGGACGGCAATTACAGTGCCGGAAATCTTCCTGCAGGCTCGTACAAGCTTCAGTTCTTTGACTACGGCCGCCACAACCTCGGACAGTGGTACGGCGGCACCGCGGGTCAGGAAGGCGCCACGGTTGTGGTGCTCGCCGCTGGCCAGCAACTCACCGGGATTGATGTAACTCTCGCCAAGGGCGCGACCATCAGCGGTCACGTAGAAGCCTCCGCTGGAGTTGACCTCAGCGGCACTGAGGTCAGGGTCCATACTGCGGACGGCATGTCAACGCCGGGGTATGCGGCTGTGGCGGAGGATGGCAGCTACAAGGTCTATGGCCTTCCCGCGGGATCCTACAAAGTCCAGCTCGGCGGATACGGCTCGGGAGCACTGGACCAGTGGTACGGGGGCGCCGATTCTTTTGAGGCCGCCACCCCGCTGACGCTTACTGCGGGCCAGGATGCCACAGGAATCGATGCCAGCCTGGTCAAGGCGGCCACAATCAGCGGACGCGTCAGCGCACCCGAAGGCGTCGACCTCAGCGCCGTGACAGTCGCGGTTCACGAAGCCGACCGCATCTCCTACACCGGGTACGACTGGGTCAGGCCGGACGGCACCTTCAAGGTCACGGGTCTCCGCGCGGGAACCTACAAGCTGCAGTTCCAGGGAAGTAACTCCGGGGCACTGGACCAGTGGCACGCAGAAGCCGACTCCATTGAAACTGCCACGGCAATTACCCTCGCCGCGGGCCAGGACCTCACCGGCATCGATGCCGCCCTGGTGAAGGGGGCGACAATTAGCGGCCAGGCCACCGTACCGGCGGGCACCGAGATTAGTTCCGTAAGTGTCCTGGTGAGCCAGGCGGATAACATGTACTACTTCAACAGGTACGCGTCTGTGGGCCAGGACGGCAGCTACAAGGTCACCGGCCTTCCTGCAGGAACCTACAAGGTTCAGTTCCAGGGGAACGACTCCGGCGCACTGGACCAGTGGTACGCCAATGCGGAATCGGCCGAGACCGCAACACCTGTAAGTGTCACTGCAAACCAGGATCTGGCCGGAATCGACGCGACACTGGTCAAGGCCGCAACGATCGGCGGCAAGATCACCGCGCCAGCAGGGGTCAACCTCAGTGACGTAAGTGTCAGGGTCCACGGGACTGACGGCATGCCGATCGCCGCATCCGTCTCGGTCAACGCAGACGGCAGCTATCGGATCGGAGGCCTGGCGGCGGGCAGTTACAAACTTCAGTTCGAGACGGGCAACTCGGGCGCTCTGGAGCAGTGGTATTCCGGTGCTGGCACCTTTGAGACCGCCACCGTGTTGGCACTCGAAACAGGCCAGGACCTCACCGGAATTGACGCGGCCCTGGTCAAGGGTGGATCCATCAGCGGATCGGTCACTGCACCCGCGGGCGTCGATCCGACGTCGCTGCGCGCGTACGTGTACCCGTCAGAGAACCAGTACCGTAGCTGGTCTGCCAGAGTAATGGCCGACGGCAGCTACACTGTCCTCGGGCTCGCCGCAGGTAGCTACAAGGTCGAGTTTTCGGGCTACAACACGGGAACCCTGACACAGTGGCACGCCGGGGCCTCGTCATACGAAACAGCGACCCCCGTTGCACTTTCCGCCGGCCAGGACGTTACTGCCATCGACGCCGACCTCGTAATTGGCGCCTCCATTACCGGCCGCGTTAGCGCGCCCGCGGGAGTCGACGTGGCCCGGGTGCAGGCTTACGTGTTCCCGGAAAGCACGGACTGGAACTGGTTGGCACAAGTCGACCTTGGCGCCGACGGCTCGTACAAGTTCAGCGGACTTCCTGCCGGCCCGTACAAGATACGGTTCACTGCGGGCAGCTCCGGCGCCCTGGACGTATGGTACGGCGGCGCGGCGACGTCAGCCGGCGCTACCGTCATTGCGCTCACAGACGGCCAAGCTAAGTCGAATGTCGACGCCACTCTCACAAAGGGCGCATCCATCAGCGGCAAGATGTCGGGAGCTCCCGGCGTCGACATTTCCGCAGTCAACGTGGAACTGTACAACGTTGATAATTTCCGCGCGTACCCGGTTAATGCAGATGTCCGCCCGGACGGAAGTTTCTCACTGGTCGGGCTCCAGGCCGGCAACTACAAGATCCGCTACTACGGGTTTGACTCTGGCGCTCTGGAGCAATGGCACGAAAATGCCACCAGCATGGAGTCCGCCACTGCTGTGGCACTTGCCCCAGGGCAGGACGTGACAGGGATCAAAGCCTCGCTCGCCAAGGGCGCCTCCATCAGTGGCACCGTGAAGGCACCTGACGGTGTCAGCCTGACATCGACGTATGTACGGGCCATCTCCGAGACAGAGCCGAACGGACCGAGTGCAAACGTGCGCACCGACGGGATCTACAAGCTGCGCGGCCTCCCGGCCGGAACCTACAAACTGCAGTTCTACGGCTACGGCTCGGGGGCCTTGGAAGAGTGGTACCAGGATGCCCGGACCTCCGCTGAAGCAACTCCAGTAACAGTAACGGCGGGCCAGGATCTCACAGGCATCGACGCGACTTTGGCCAAGGGCGCCAGCATCAGCGGCAAGGTCACGCTCCCTGAAGGCGTTCCCGCCTACTCGGTGTACGTCAGCCTTTACCAGGGCGGCGAGTTGATGCCTCTGAGCACCACCTCGCTCAATGACTACGACGGCTCCTATTCTTTCCGCGGGCTTGCTGCGGGAAGTTACAAGCTGCAGTTCCAGAGCTACGGTTACGCGGGACTCCTTCAGCAGCAGTGGTACAGCGATGCTTCCTCCATTGACACCGCTACGGAAGTGGCAGTCACGGACGGCCAGGACCGCACGGCCATTGATGCGACCATGAAGAAGAGCGCCTCCATCAGCGGCAAGATAACTGCCCCTGAGTCAGTGAACCTCAGCAAGGCCGTGGTCTACGCGGTACCGGCCGGATCAACGGACCAGACCGCAGCCGTCGCACCGGTATCGGCAAACGGAACTTACACGCTTAGCGGCCTCGAACCGGGTACCTACAAGGTGCGGTTCTCAGGCGAACAGAGTGGAGCCACAGATTCCTGGTACGGCGGCACCACCCCGGACACCGCAACCGCTGTGATCCTTGCGGCGGAAGAAGCCAAAGCATCAATCAACATGACAGTCACCACCGGCGCATCCATAAGCGGCACCGTGACGGGCTCCGGAAGCCAGTACGGCTACCCGGTCACTGTTTATGATCAGGCAGGTAAGACAGTAAGGACCATGCAGACGGACGCGGCCGGCAAGTACAGCGTGGTCGGCCTCGCTGCAGGGTCCTACAAGATGGCATTCAACCGCTCCAGCGGGACCTACCAGGACGAGGCGCAGTTCTACTCGAACAAGCCGGAGTCCGCGGGTCTGGAACAGGCCCAAACCATCACCCTCGCCCAGAACCAGTCACTGCAGAACATCGACGCAACGCTCAAAACGGGCGGATTGGTAACCGGAACGTTGCTGGACAAAGCCGGAAAGCCTTTGCAGTACGCGTACGTTGAGGCCTACACCCGCGACGGTTCACTTGTCAGCCGGTATGGAAGCTCAGACGCCACTGGGAAATTCAGCATCGGGGGCCTCACCACAGGAAAGTACTTCCTGCACGTCTTCCGTGACGCGACACGCGGCAACCTCTACTCGGGCAACACCGCCGAGGAAACCAGCGCGACCCCGGTAACCGTGACCAGCGGGAGTGCCACCGCGTTTGACCTGTCCTACGCGGCACCCCAGCTCACCGCCCCGGCGCCCACCATCACCGGCACCGCCAAGGTGGATTCCACCCTCACCGCGGCACCCGGCACGTGGGGACCGGCACCGGTGACGCTGAGTTACCAGTGGAAGGCCGACGGCGCCGACATCGCCGGGGCCACCGCCACCACCTACAAGCCCACGGCCGCGACGGTCGGCAAGATCCTGACCGTGAGTGTCACGGGCTCGAAGGCCGGCTACGCCACGGCAACCAGGACCTCGGCGGCCACCACCAAGGTCGCGGCAGGCACCCTGACAGCACCAACGCCCACCATTTCGGGCACCGCGGCAGTGGATTCCACCCTCACCGTGGCACCCGGCACGTGGGGACCGGCACCGGTGACGCTGGGCTACCAGTGGAAGGCCGACGGCGCCGACATCGCCGGGGCCACCGCCACCACCTACAAGCCCACGACGGCGACCCTGGGCAAGATCCTGACCGTGACCGTCACCGGCACCAAGGACGGCTACACCACGGAAACCAACACGTCCGCGGCCACGGCCAAGGTGGCGGCAGCCGCCCTGACCGCCCCCACACCCACCATCAGCGGCACGGCCAAAGTGGATTCCACGCTTACCGCGGTACCCGGCATGTGGGGACCTGCGCCGGTGACGCTGAAGTATCAGTGGAACGCCGACGGCGTCAGCATCGCTGGAGCCACGGCAGGTACCTACAAAGCCACGGCGGCGACGGTCGGGAAGACCCTGACCGTCACCGTCACTGGCTCGAAAGCTGATTACGCCACGGTCACCATGACCTCGGCGGCCACCGCCAAGGTCGCAGCCGGAACCCTCACCGCGCCCACCCCTGCAGTCAAGGGCACGGCCAAGGTGGGTTCCCTGCTTACGGCAACCGTCGGTACATGGGCGCCCTCACCGGTTGCCCTGAAGTACCAGTGGAAGGCCAACGGCGTCGCCATCACCGGCGCCACCGCCGCCACGTTCAAGCCGGCCGCGGCACAGGTGGGCAAGACGCTGACCTTCAACGTGACGGGCACCAAGACCGGGTACACCACGGCAACCAAGACCTCTGCCACCACCGGCACGGTCATGGCCATCAACCCCGTCCTCACGGCCCCGACTCCGAGGATCACCGGAACCGCCAAGGTGGGCTACACCCTGACAGCAGCTCCGGGAACCTGGGGACCGGCGACGGTCACCCTGAAGTACCAGTGGAGGGCCAACGGCGTCGCCGTCGCCGGAGCCACGGCCAGCACGTACAAACCGGCCGCGGCCGTGGTGGGCAAGACCATCAGCGTCACGGTCACCGGAAGCAAGGCCGGCTACAGCACGGCGGCCAAGACGTCGGCACTCACCGCGAGGGTCGCCGTCGGAACCCTCAGCGCACCGGCTCCCAGGGTCACGGGAACGGCAAAGGTGGGCTACACGCTGACGGCGGTTCCCGGCGCGTGGGGACCGGCACCGGTCACCCTGAAGTACCAGTGGAAGGCCAACGGTGTCTCCATTTCCGGCGCCACGGCCAGCACGTATAAGCCGGGCGCGGCCGTGGTTGGCAAGACCATGAGCGTCACGGTCACCGGCAGCAAGGCGGGTTATGCGACGGCGGCCAAGACGTCCGCGGTCACCGCAAAGGTCGCCGCAGGAACCCTCAGCGCACCGGTTCCGGGCATCAGCGGTGCTGTCAGGGTGGGGTCCGTCCTCACGGCAACAGGAGCCTGGGGGCCGGCACCGGTCACGCTGAAGTACCAGTGGAAGGCGAACGGCGTTGCCATCACGGGCGCCACGGCAGGCACCTATACCCCGTCAACCGCGGTGCTCGGCAAGACCCTGACGGTCACGGTCACCGGCTCCAAGTCCGGCTTCACCACCGTTACCAAGACCAGTGCGGCGTCGGTCAAGGTGGCGGCGGGCGTGCTGACTGCTCCCGTGCCCACCGTCTCCGGTACTGCCACAGTGGGGTAA
- a CDS encoding CsbD family protein encodes MGLGDKIHNAAEKLHGRSKEAAGRATGDNRLRAEGRERHIRADLKQAGEKIKDAFRRH; translated from the coding sequence ATGGGTTTGGGTGACAAGATCCACAATGCCGCCGAAAAACTCCACGGCAGAAGCAAGGAAGCAGCCGGACGCGCCACCGGTGACAACCGGCTCAGGGCTGAGGGCAGGGAGCGCCACATCAGGGCCGACCTCAAGCAGGCCGGCGAAAAGATCAAGGACGCCTTCAGGAGGCACTGA
- a CDS encoding carboxymuconolactone decarboxylase family protein, producing the protein MTENEPSGAQKMFGEFAPKLAQLTDDVLFGDLWERPELPPRDRSLSPCLPGALVPAVPARGSVERGEALSALTGQGLEH; encoded by the coding sequence ATGACTGAGAACGAACCGTCCGGCGCCCAGAAGATGTTCGGCGAGTTTGCCCCGAAGCTCGCGCAGCTCACCGACGACGTGCTTTTCGGTGATCTGTGGGAACGCCCCGAGCTGCCGCCCCGCGACCGCAGTTTGAGCCCCTGCCTGCCGGGTGCGCTTGTCCCCGCCGTGCCGGCGCGGGGGAGCGTCGAACGCGGCGAGGCCCTGTCCGCTCTTACCGGACAGGGCCTCGAGCATTAA
- a CDS encoding (R)-mandelonitrile lyase has protein sequence MEIAPKPPTVKNPPEQFTGDVWLDMIASPQNDNQRMVVAKVRFAPGARTAWHSHSNGQTLHITEGIGLVQSRGGELFEVHPGQTIYTPPGEMHWHGAAPDSYMEHLAMLESGGDPADGGWFEHVTDEEYNGPRTVAK, from the coding sequence GTGGAAATTGCGCCGAAGCCGCCCACCGTCAAGAACCCGCCCGAGCAGTTCACCGGCGACGTGTGGCTGGACATGATCGCCAGCCCGCAGAACGACAACCAGCGCATGGTCGTGGCCAAGGTGCGCTTCGCGCCCGGTGCACGCACTGCCTGGCACAGCCACTCCAACGGCCAGACCCTGCACATCACCGAGGGAATCGGGCTGGTGCAGTCCCGGGGCGGGGAGCTCTTCGAAGTTCACCCCGGCCAGACCATCTACACGCCGCCCGGAGAAATGCACTGGCATGGAGCCGCCCCGGACAGCTACATGGAGCACCTGGCCATGCTGGAAAGCGGCGGGGACCCGGCCGACGGCGGCTGGTTCGAACACGTCACCGACGAGGAATACAACGGCCCCCGCACGGTGGCGAAGTAG
- a CDS encoding helix-turn-helix transcriptional regulator, with protein MDNRTEIRDFLASRRARITPDQAGLQDYGGNRRVPGLRRGEVSSLAGVSIEYYTRLERGNLAGASDDVLEAVARALQLDEAEREHLFDLARAASAGGKSRRRPARKQTVRPSLQAILHGMTGSPAFVRNGRLDILAINSLGRALYSEAFGRAEQPVSLARFCFLDPRAHTFYPAWEDSANTTVALLRTEAGRDPYDKALQDLIGELSTRSDEFRIRWAAHNVRLHRTGLKHFHHPVVGTLDLSFDAMDLPADPGLTLTAYSAQPGSAEEDALKLLASWAASQEQPAAGSPRQAALEPKPANG; from the coding sequence ATGGACAACCGCACCGAAATCCGAGACTTCCTTGCCTCCCGCAGGGCGAGGATCACCCCGGACCAGGCCGGCCTGCAGGATTACGGCGGCAACCGGCGCGTGCCTGGACTGCGCCGCGGGGAAGTTTCCTCCCTGGCCGGGGTCAGCATCGAGTACTACACCCGGCTCGAACGCGGAAACCTCGCGGGAGCCTCCGATGACGTGCTGGAGGCGGTTGCCAGGGCACTGCAGCTGGACGAAGCCGAACGAGAGCACCTGTTCGACCTGGCCCGCGCGGCCAGCGCCGGAGGCAAGTCCCGCCGTCGACCCGCCCGCAAGCAGACGGTCCGTCCCAGCCTGCAGGCGATCCTTCACGGGATGACCGGGTCGCCGGCCTTCGTGCGCAACGGGCGGCTGGACATCCTGGCCATCAACAGCCTGGGACGGGCGCTGTACTCGGAGGCGTTCGGCCGCGCGGAGCAGCCGGTCAGCCTGGCCCGGTTCTGCTTCCTCGACCCGCGCGCCCACACGTTCTATCCGGCGTGGGAAGACTCGGCGAACACCACCGTGGCCTTGCTGCGCACCGAAGCCGGCAGGGACCCGTACGACAAGGCACTGCAGGACCTCATCGGGGAACTGTCCACCCGCAGCGATGAGTTCCGCATCCGGTGGGCTGCCCACAATGTGCGCCTCCACCGGACTGGCCTCAAGCACTTCCACCACCCGGTGGTGGGCACCCTCGACCTCTCCTTCGACGCAATGGACCTGCCGGCTGATCCCGGACTGACGCTGACCGCTTACAGTGCGCAGCCAGGCTCCGCCGAGGAAGACGCCCTCAAACTGCTGGCCAGCTGGGCCGCGAGCCAGGAGCAACCCGCGGCTGGCTCGCCACGGCAGGCGGCGCTGGAGCCCAAGCCCGCCAACGGGTGA
- a CDS encoding glycoside hydrolase family 3 N-terminal domain-containing protein — protein sequence MLLLPLSASGGPSQPPANLPAARSELLPATPRPTVSQPSTGQRAAVPRAIRKPVVGRAPTATAAPTPAQQLARLTLAQRVGQLFMVAAAATGADANTMSGLTRYHVGNVYLAGRSRAGTAATAAVVRRMTATVSAATTGGIRIAVATDQEGGFVQVLGGPGFSAIPTALSQGTQPTAALQANARVWGSQLRAAGLTMNLAPVLDTVPSRQFAPRNAPIGFFAREYGFTPQAVSTHGGAFAAGMRQAGIAPVVKHFPGLGRVTLNTDTTRNVKDTVTTRTDPYLLPFRTAIQVGARWVMVSSAYYTRIDAGHIAPFSPLVMRTMLRSDLHFTGVVLSDDLCNAVQLAPWALGTRATNFIHAGGTMLLCANPRAIPAMYTAVLQLAQHSPAFAAEVNAAALKVLTVKAGH from the coding sequence GTGCTTTTGCTCCCGCTGTCGGCATCGGGCGGCCCGTCCCAGCCCCCAGCAAACCTTCCGGCAGCAAGGTCCGAGCTCCTGCCCGCGACGCCCCGGCCCACCGTAAGCCAGCCTTCAACAGGCCAGCGCGCAGCTGTCCCCCGCGCCATCCGCAAACCCGTCGTCGGCCGTGCTCCCACCGCGACTGCTGCACCCACTCCGGCGCAGCAGCTCGCCCGGCTCACACTGGCGCAGCGTGTCGGCCAGCTGTTCATGGTGGCGGCCGCGGCCACCGGAGCGGACGCCAACACGATGTCCGGCCTCACCAGGTACCACGTCGGCAATGTGTATCTCGCCGGGCGCAGCCGCGCGGGCACTGCGGCGACGGCCGCCGTCGTTCGGCGGATGACGGCAACCGTGTCAGCGGCCACCACCGGCGGCATCCGCATTGCCGTGGCCACCGACCAGGAGGGCGGCTTCGTCCAGGTCCTCGGCGGCCCCGGGTTCTCGGCGATCCCCACAGCGCTGTCGCAGGGAACACAGCCGACGGCAGCCCTGCAGGCAAACGCGCGCGTGTGGGGTAGCCAGCTGCGCGCGGCCGGGCTCACCATGAACCTGGCGCCGGTTCTGGACACCGTGCCGAGCAGACAGTTCGCCCCGCGCAACGCGCCCATCGGGTTCTTCGCCCGGGAATACGGGTTCACGCCGCAGGCGGTCTCAACCCACGGCGGCGCCTTCGCAGCCGGCATGCGACAGGCGGGCATCGCCCCCGTCGTCAAGCACTTCCCCGGCCTGGGCCGCGTTACCCTGAACACTGACACCACCCGGAACGTGAAAGACACCGTCACCACACGCACCGACCCCTACCTGCTGCCGTTCCGGACAGCGATCCAGGTGGGTGCCCGGTGGGTGATGGTCTCCAGCGCCTACTACACGCGCATCGATGCCGGCCACATCGCGCCGTTCTCGCCGCTGGTCATGCGGACGATGTTGCGCTCGGACCTGCACTTCACCGGCGTCGTCCTGTCCGACGACCTGTGCAACGCGGTGCAGCTGGCTCCCTGGGCCTTGGGCACCCGGGCCACGAACTTCATCCACGCCGGCGGAACCATGCTGCTGTGCGCTAACCCCCGCGCCATTCCCGCCATGTACACCGCGGTGCTTCAGCTCGCCCAACACAGCCCTGCGTTCGCGGCGGAGGTCAACGCCGCTGCCCTGAAGGTTCTCACGGTCAAGGCCGGGCACTAG
- a CDS encoding polysaccharide deacetylase family protein, producing MSTSAFADSQHPITWPAGFTAAASFTFDVDAESCVIAHDPTSTRRMSLMSHQSYGPKVAVPRLLQILARQEVRGTFFIPGFTAECYPDVVRQIVDGGHEVAHHGYLHEPMQGIDAATEASYMDRGLEALEKVAGIRPVGYRAPWWELNWHSPALLADRGFLYDSSLLDGDAPYRMSVSSGSPSGAGDTRDIVEIPVDWTLDDWEQYAFYPGVTGSGVIESPAKVLEMWTLEAEAHHSQGSCFVLTNHPFISGRPSKAVALERLIERVKGMDGMWVATLEQIAEHTKATVGEVHTHARIDVPAAPGYGARFKPGHVQVPALS from the coding sequence ATGAGCACCAGCGCCTTCGCGGATTCCCAGCACCCCATCACCTGGCCGGCCGGCTTCACCGCTGCCGCATCCTTCACCTTCGATGTTGACGCCGAATCCTGCGTCATCGCGCACGACCCCACCAGTACGCGGCGGATGTCCCTCATGAGCCACCAGTCGTACGGGCCGAAGGTCGCGGTGCCGCGACTGCTGCAGATCCTGGCGCGGCAGGAGGTCCGCGGGACGTTCTTCATCCCCGGGTTCACCGCGGAGTGCTACCCCGACGTCGTACGGCAGATCGTCGACGGCGGGCACGAGGTTGCGCACCACGGCTATCTGCACGAGCCGATGCAGGGGATCGACGCCGCCACCGAGGCGAGCTACATGGACCGGGGACTGGAGGCACTCGAGAAGGTCGCCGGAATCCGTCCGGTGGGGTACCGGGCACCGTGGTGGGAACTGAACTGGCACTCCCCGGCGCTGCTGGCTGACCGCGGCTTCCTCTACGATTCGAGCCTGCTCGACGGCGATGCGCCGTACCGGATGTCGGTCTCCTCGGGTTCTCCCTCTGGTGCCGGCGACACCCGAGACATCGTGGAGATCCCGGTGGACTGGACCCTGGACGACTGGGAGCAGTACGCGTTCTACCCCGGCGTGACGGGCAGTGGCGTGATCGAAAGCCCCGCGAAGGTGCTGGAGATGTGGACCCTGGAGGCCGAGGCGCACCACTCGCAGGGAAGCTGCTTCGTGCTCACCAACCACCCGTTCATCTCGGGCCGGCCCTCCAAAGCCGTGGCCCTGGAACGGCTGATCGAGCGGGTCAAGGGCATGGACGGCATGTGGGTGGCCACGCTGGAGCAGATCGCGGAGCACACCAAGGCGACAGTCGGCGAGGTGCACACCCACGCGCGGATCGACGTGCCTGCCGCCCCCGGTTACGGCGCACGGTTCAAGCCGGGGCACGTGCAGGTGCCCGCGCTCAGCTAG